The sequence below is a genomic window from Desulfobulbaceae bacterium DB1.
AGTCTTTTAAGGACAATAGAAGAAGCCTCTGGAAGAAGACCAGCTTTATATTCTTTTGAACCCCTAATGAAGCTGGTCAGAGTATAAATAAAACTGCCGAACAAAAGGGTCAACGCAGACGGCGGGGAGCAGCGTTCTTCGGGCGTAGTTCAGTGGCCGCCGCTGGTTACCCTTGGCGTTGGGCGTAAATACAATAAAGCGGCATATCTTTTATGAAGCAATCCAAACAAAATTCAGCATCCAGTTTAAATAAAGGCAAGAAAATAGCCTTACAATTTATTATCCTCATGGGATTTGTCAGCCTGTTTGGAGACATAACATATGAAGGCGCAAGAAGTATTAGCGGCCCTTATTTAGCCATGTTGGGTGCAAGCGCTTCCATTGTTGGTTTAGTAGCAGGACTTGGCGAATTAATCGGATATACATTACGTTTGATTTCTGGCTATGTTGCAGACCGCACTAAAGAATATTGGTCTATAACAATCGCAGGTTATGGATTGCTTTGCGCCATTCCCCTTGTAGCGCTTACCGATCATTGGGAAATAGCAGCTCTCCTTATCATCATGGAGCGCATAGGAAAAGGAATAAGAACTCCAGCAAGGGATGCAATTCTTTCCCACACTACAAAACAAGTTGGGCGAGGTTTTGGTTTCGGTCTACATGAAGCGCTTGACCAGATTGGAGCCATTATAGGACCTTTGATATTTTCTGCTGTTTTTTTTCTTAAAGGTGGTTATCTTGGAGGGTTTACCATTTTATGGATACCTGCTGTTTTGTGTCTAGTAATTCTTCTGTTAGCAAGAAATAAAATTCCCTCTCCAGTAGCACTTGAAACATCCCGTAATACAGATGGTCAAAAAAAAGCAGACGGCAAAAAAAAACTTTCAAGGACATTTTGGTTCTACGCTCTATTCACCTTTTTTAGTGTAGCAGGATTTGTCAATTTTCAAATAATCTCTTACCATTTTAAGATTCAATCAGTTGTATCAGAAACCCAGATTCCAATATTTTATGCAATTGCAATGGGAATGGATGCATTGGTAGCCCTTGTTATCGGGAAAACATATGATAAAGTCGGACTGAAAACGCTGATAACGATTCCCTTGCTCACGCTTCCTATTCCATTCCTGGCATTTTCTAATAGTTACAATATGGCAATCATAACCGCTTTGCTTTGGGGTGCGGTGATGGGAGTACATGAAACGATAATGCGAGCGGCAATTGCCGATTTAGTTTCCATAGAACATCGAGGATTTGCCTATGGTATCTTTAATACAATATACGGAGTGGCCTTGTTTGCTGGAAGCACTATTATGGGATTTGTTTATGATTTTTCCATCCTGGATATAATTGCATTTACAGTAATAATGGAACTAATTTCATTGATAGTCTTTGTTTTACTCAGGAAAGAAATCTTATTATCTTGGAATAATGCCTAAATTAATAACGAGCGAACGCCTAACAAACGGATCAACTCTGACTGAAAAAGCAAAGCCGTTTTTAAAACAGACCCATTTTTGTCTTTGTAGTTCTTTTTCTATTTTAACCAGGTCTGTGTTGGCTTTTTCAGCAGGTTATCCGTGCCGTTGTCTGTTTTGCACCATTCCTGGGGGATGACCTGATCCACCCGGTCAGGCACAGTGCCGCCTGTCATGATCCGGTATGCTTCATTTTTCCTTTGGTTTGGAATGTCGATGCGGCCTGCGGCGATTTCTCCGGCAATGGGAAGTTGCCATGGGCCTGCCCCTTTGAGAACGGAGGCTTTTACGGCAAAGCCGTCCATGGTGGCTTGACGGAAATGGGGAACCGGCAGAGGGGAGCGGATGTCGGCAAAGGCGCACCTGTCCAGGCCGTCAAGAAGGCTGACCACCTCTTTCTTCCCGCCTTTGACATGACTTGCGATCAGTCGCTGCGCCTTTTTCAGGGTCAGGTCATTGTCAGCTGTCACGTTCTTTCTCCAGGAGAATCTTGAGATCATCCGTCCGGTTGATGTTGTGAAAGGTAAGGAGGTCGCAGGTCAAAGGAAGGATTTCCGTTTCACTTATCTTGAGCAAATTCAGTTGCTGCAAAGCAAGCCGTATTTTACCCTGTCCCGCGGCCAGTTGTTTTTCAATAACGGGCAGACAGCTTTTGCGGTAGACGGCAAAGAGCGGTTCCGGGCCTGTCTGGAGCCAGGGAAGGGCGACGTCCCAATCGCCCGGCATGTTGCAGAGAGAGGTGATGAGTCCCGCGTTGATGCGGGGCATGTCGCAGGCGACGACAAATGCCTGCTCGGTTTGTATGGTCTGCAGGGCGGCGTGGATGCCGGCCAGGGGGCCCTGGCCCGGATGGATATCGCCTGCCATGGGCCAGCCGAGAAAACGGTAGGTTTCCGGGGTGTTAGTCACCAGCAGCAAGTGGGTGAAAATCTGTGACAGAACGTCGGCCGCATGGACGATGATCGGGCGGCCGTCCAGCATGGCCAGGGCCTTGTTGCTGCCGAAACGCGAGCTTGCCCCGCCTGCCAGGATAACCCCGGTGGTGCTTGCGGCAATTGCATCGGGAGCCATGCTCAGCCCGGCGGCCAGTTCATGGCTCGGCCGCCGAGGATATGCATGTGGATGTGGAAAACCGTCTGGCCCGCGCCCGCCCCGTTGTTGAAGACCACCCGGAAGTCGTCGCCGATGCCGTTTTCCCCGGCAATGGCCGCGCCGACCCGTATCACCTTGCCGATGAGCTGCTCATCCTCTTCGGTCATGGCGGCCGGGCCGCTGATATGTTTTTTGGGGATGACGAGAAAATGCTTCGGTGCCTGGGGAGCGATATCCCAGAAGGCCAGAACCTCGTCGTCCTCGTAAATTTTCTTGGCGGGGATGTCACCCTTGATGATTTTGCAGAACAGGCAGTTTTCGTTCATAGCGGCTCCATGTCGTGTGTTCTCTCCTGACTCCTGACTCCTGACTCCTGACTCCTGAAAATGTACTGAAGCGGAAGCCCCCTGTCAAGGATTGAGAAGGGAACAGGGAAGGCCGCCGGATTTTTTCCCGGCCATCGGGCTTGACTCTTCCGTGACGTTCTAGTATGTAATCAGAAAATACGATCAGGACAGGGAACCGCCGTGCAAATCGGGGACGGGCCCGCCGCTGTGACCGGTGACGATATTCGCATTGTGCCACTGCCCGTAGAGAGCTGCGGGCGGGAAGGCGTGAATGGAGGATGAACCGGGAGTCAGAATACCTGCCGGATCGGATGGCGCGCTCGATACGAGGTGATATCGAGGCATGTGGTCTCGTGGATAAAATTGGGAAATCCCCGGATCGTTCTTGAACGATCCGGGGATTTTTTTTGCCCGGTTGCGGGGAGGCAGTATGGATTTACTTGAAAAAACAATGGGTTCGATCACCAGGCAGGATGATTTATGGCGGGCGAACGCCCGGCAGCGGCTCGATAATCTCTGCCTGCCGCACTGGTCACTGGGCCGCCTGATGGATCTGGCCCTTGATCTGGCCGGCATGACCCGGTCCATGACCCCGGCGGTAAAGCGCAAGGCCATCATCACCATGGCCGGTGACCATGGGGTGGTGGCCGAAGGGGTAAGCAAATTCCCACAGGAGGTGACGCCGCAGATGGTGGCGAATTTCGTGCGGGGCGGGGCGGGCATCAATGCCCTGGCCCGGCAGTGCGGCGCCCGGGTGGTGGTGGTTGACATGGGGGTGGCGGCGGATTTGCGCCATCTCGCCCAAGCCGGAAAAATCATTGACCGTAAGATCGGTCACGGCACGGCCAACATTGCCGAAGGTCCGGCCATGAGCCGGGAGCAGGCGGTGGCGGCAATCGAGGCGGGGATTGAAATCGCCGCTCAGCTTGGTCCGGACACCGACATCTTCGGCACCGGCGACATGGGCATCGGCAACACCACCCCCAGCACCGCCATTCTCGCAGCCCTGACCGGGGCCGAGGTTGATACCGTCTGCGGCCGGGGCACCGGCCTTGATGACAAGCAGCTG
It includes:
- a CDS encoding MFS transporter, coding for MKQSKQNSASSLNKGKKIALQFIILMGFVSLFGDITYEGARSISGPYLAMLGASASIVGLVAGLGELIGYTLRLISGYVADRTKEYWSITIAGYGLLCAIPLVALTDHWEIAALLIIMERIGKGIRTPARDAILSHTTKQVGRGFGFGLHEALDQIGAIIGPLIFSAVFFLKGGYLGGFTILWIPAVLCLVILLLARNKIPSPVALETSRNTDGQKKADGKKKLSRTFWFYALFTFFSVAGFVNFQIISYHFKIQSVVSETQIPIFYAIAMGMDALVALVIGKTYDKVGLKTLITIPLLTLPIPFLAFSNSYNMAIITALLWGAVMGVHETIMRAAIADLVSIEHRGFAYGIFNTIYGVALFAGSTIMGFVYDFSILDIIAFTVIMELISLIVFVLLRKEILLSWNNA
- a CDS encoding histidine triad nucleotide-binding protein, encoding MNENCLFCKIIKGDIPAKKIYEDDEVLAFWDIAPQAPKHFLVIPKKHISGPAAMTEEDEQLIGKVIRVGAAIAGENGIGDDFRVVFNNGAGAGQTVFHIHMHILGGRAMNWPPG
- a CDS encoding nicotinate-nucleotide--dimethylbenzimidazole phosphoribosyltransferase; this encodes MDLLEKTMGSITRQDDLWRANARQRLDNLCLPHWSLGRLMDLALDLAGMTRSMTPAVKRKAIITMAGDHGVVAEGVSKFPQEVTPQMVANFVRGGAGINALARQCGARVVVVDMGVAADLRHLAQAGKIIDRKIGHGTANIAEGPAMSREQAVAAIEAGIEIAAQLGPDTDIFGTGDMGIGNTTPSTAILAALTGAEVDTVCGRGTGLDDKQLTHKIGVIKRSLAVNRPNPDDALDVLARVGGFEIGGIAGIILGAAAQKKPVVVDGFISTAGALIAHGLKPEVRDYIIAAHRSMEPGHRLMQQRLGVEPLLDLNMRLGEGTGAALAMNVVEAAVHVLTDIATFAEAAVSEADK